One window of the Brevibacterium limosum genome contains the following:
- a CDS encoding multifunctional oxoglutarate decarboxylase/oxoglutarate dehydrogenase thiamine pyrophosphate-binding subunit/dihydrolipoyllysine-residue succinyltransferase subunit: MSVNTPNRTVEDFGSNEWLVEELYEQYKSDKNSVDQSWWPFFDKYEKNGGGAQSAAEPAAKQEAKPAAKKSDAKASAPAAAPATSRGVTPSSAESETLKAETKSVPKVTPKETAPKPAPEETITPLRGPAKLIAKNMDESLEVPTATSVRALPAKALIDNRIVINSHLKRTRGGKVSFTHLIGFAVIRALQNFPSQNVSYDVRDGKPVMISPAHINFGLAIDVPKKDGSRTLLVPNVKKAETLTFRQFVDAYDGLVDKARQGKLTADDFAGTSVSLTNPGGIGTVHSVPRLTKGQGCIIGVGALDYPAEFQGASQQTINSLAVSKVLTLTSTYDHRVIQGAGSGEFLKLVHSYLLGEDGFYDDVFESLRLPYEPVRWVPDVSAEDQDDVNKTARVIELIDAYRTRGHLMANIDPLVYRQRSHPDLDINQHGLTLWDLEREFPTGGFGSKPMMPFRNILGLLRESYCRTTGFEYMHIADPVQRRWFQSKIEVPHQELTRSEQGHILGRLNAAEAFETFLQTKYIGQKRFSLEGGESAIVLLDEILNQSADTGLDEVAIGMAHRGRLNVLTNIAGKSYAQIFREFDGTMSPDSVQGSGDVKYHLGTEGSFTSPSGNTTGVYVAANPSHLETVDPILEGIVRAKQDLVDQGESGFTVLPVLVHGDAAFAGQGVVTETLNLSELRGYRTGGTVHVIINNQVGFTTPPASARSSFYCTDVAKSINAPIFHVNGDDPEAVVRAARLAFEYRQEFNRDVVIDLVCYRRRGHNEGDDPSMTQPTMYSLIEKKGSVRKLYTESLVGRKCITDEEAAEALKDYQSKLESAFAETKEAETGPYDGEAFNAPYEPSDIETFNDAETAISPEMLQRIGEAFTEIPEGFTVHKKLRALLEKRKEMSLSGGIDWGFAELLAFGSLLMDGVPVRLAGQDSRRGTFVQRHSVLIDSTNGNEWTPLQNLTEDQARFWVYDSLLSEYAAVGFEYGYSVQRKDALVAWEAQFGDFAQGAQTVIDEFISSSEQKWQQNSGVVMLLPHGYEGQGPDHSSGRIERYLQLCAENNMTVAYPSSGASYFHLLRRHATTTNKRPLIVFTPKSMLRLKAAANSPEEFTSGKFQAVIDDTDVDASQVERVVLVSGKLYWELKAKREKDGDTKMALVRLEQLYPLDEAGITAVLDRFPADAEIVWAQEEPENQGAWPFMALHLPELLGGREVKVISRAASAATSTGLKHFHDVQQKELVDRIFSR, translated from the coding sequence GTGTCCGTCAATACTCCGAACCGCACCGTTGAAGACTTCGGGTCGAATGAGTGGCTGGTCGAGGAATTGTATGAGCAGTACAAGTCAGATAAGAATTCGGTCGACCAGTCCTGGTGGCCCTTCTTCGACAAGTACGAGAAGAACGGCGGAGGCGCTCAGTCCGCTGCCGAGCCCGCTGCCAAGCAGGAGGCGAAGCCGGCTGCGAAGAAATCGGATGCCAAGGCCTCTGCCCCCGCTGCGGCGCCGGCGACCTCACGCGGGGTCACCCCGTCCTCGGCTGAGTCCGAGACGCTGAAGGCCGAGACCAAGTCCGTGCCGAAGGTCACCCCGAAGGAGACCGCACCGAAGCCCGCACCGGAGGAGACGATCACTCCCCTGCGCGGCCCTGCGAAGCTCATCGCCAAGAACATGGATGAGTCGCTCGAAGTCCCGACCGCCACCTCGGTCCGGGCACTGCCTGCCAAGGCGCTCATCGACAACCGGATCGTCATCAACTCGCACCTCAAGCGCACCCGCGGTGGAAAGGTCTCCTTCACCCACCTCATCGGCTTCGCCGTGATCCGCGCCCTCCAGAACTTCCCCTCGCAGAATGTCTCCTACGACGTCCGCGACGGCAAGCCCGTGATGATCTCGCCCGCCCATATCAACTTCGGTCTCGCCATCGACGTGCCGAAGAAGGACGGATCCCGGACTCTGCTGGTGCCCAATGTCAAGAAGGCCGAGACACTGACCTTCCGCCAGTTCGTCGATGCCTACGACGGTCTCGTCGACAAGGCGCGACAGGGCAAGCTCACCGCCGACGACTTCGCCGGCACCTCGGTCTCGCTGACCAACCCCGGCGGAATCGGCACCGTCCACTCCGTGCCGCGTCTGACCAAGGGTCAGGGCTGCATCATCGGCGTCGGCGCGCTCGACTACCCTGCCGAGTTCCAGGGCGCCAGCCAGCAGACCATCAACTCCCTGGCCGTGTCCAAGGTGCTGACCCTGACCTCGACCTACGATCACCGCGTGATCCAGGGCGCCGGCTCGGGTGAGTTCCTCAAGCTCGTGCACAGCTACCTGCTGGGCGAAGACGGCTTCTACGACGATGTCTTCGAATCCCTGCGCCTGCCCTATGAACCCGTGCGCTGGGTTCCCGACGTCTCCGCAGAGGACCAGGACGACGTCAACAAGACTGCGCGCGTCATCGAACTCATCGACGCCTACCGCACGCGCGGCCACCTCATGGCCAATATCGATCCCCTCGTCTACCGGCAGCGGTCCCATCCGGACCTCGACATCAACCAGCACGGTCTGACCCTGTGGGATCTCGAACGCGAGTTCCCCACCGGCGGCTTCGGCTCGAAGCCGATGATGCCCTTCCGCAACATCCTCGGACTGCTGCGTGAGAGCTACTGCCGCACCACGGGCTTCGAATACATGCACATCGCCGACCCGGTCCAGCGCCGCTGGTTCCAGTCGAAGATCGAGGTGCCCCACCAGGAGCTGACCCGCTCCGAGCAGGGACACATCCTCGGACGCCTCAACGCTGCTGAGGCTTTCGAGACCTTCCTGCAGACGAAGTACATCGGCCAGAAGCGCTTCAGCCTCGAAGGCGGCGAGTCCGCGATCGTCCTGCTCGACGAGATCCTCAACCAATCCGCCGACACCGGTCTCGACGAAGTCGCCATCGGCATGGCCCACCGGGGTCGTCTCAACGTGCTCACGAACATCGCCGGCAAATCCTATGCGCAGATCTTCCGTGAGTTCGACGGCACGATGTCGCCCGACAGCGTGCAGGGCTCCGGCGACGTCAAGTACCACCTCGGCACCGAGGGCTCGTTCACCTCGCCTTCGGGAAACACCACCGGCGTCTACGTCGCGGCCAATCCCAGCCACCTCGAGACCGTCGACCCGATCCTCGAAGGCATCGTCCGCGCCAAGCAGGACCTCGTCGACCAGGGCGAGTCCGGCTTCACCGTGCTGCCGGTCCTCGTCCACGGCGATGCCGCGTTCGCCGGTCAGGGCGTGGTCACCGAGACGCTCAACCTCTCCGAGCTGCGCGGCTACCGCACCGGCGGCACGGTCCACGTGATCATCAACAACCAGGTCGGATTCACCACTCCCCCCGCCTCGGCGCGCTCCTCGTTCTACTGCACGGACGTGGCCAAGTCGATCAACGCCCCGATCTTCCACGTCAACGGCGATGATCCCGAGGCCGTTGTCCGGGCCGCTCGCCTGGCCTTCGAATACCGCCAGGAATTCAACCGGGACGTCGTCATCGACCTCGTGTGCTACCGCCGCCGCGGCCACAACGAGGGCGACGATCCGTCGATGACCCAGCCGACGATGTACTCGCTCATCGAGAAGAAGGGTTCGGTGCGCAAGCTCTACACCGAATCGCTGGTGGGCAGGAAGTGCATCACCGACGAAGAAGCCGCCGAGGCGCTCAAGGACTACCAGTCGAAGCTGGAATCGGCCTTCGCCGAGACCAAGGAGGCCGAGACCGGCCCCTACGACGGAGAAGCGTTCAACGCTCCCTACGAGCCCAGCGATATCGAGACCTTCAACGATGCCGAGACGGCCATCAGCCCCGAGATGCTCCAGCGCATCGGCGAGGCCTTCACCGAGATTCCCGAAGGCTTCACGGTTCACAAGAAGCTGCGGGCGCTGCTCGAGAAGCGCAAGGAGATGTCGCTGTCGGGCGGAATCGACTGGGGCTTCGCCGAGCTGCTGGCCTTCGGATCGCTGCTCATGGACGGCGTGCCGGTGCGTCTGGCCGGCCAGGACTCCCGCCGCGGAACCTTCGTCCAACGCCACTCGGTGCTCATCGACTCGACCAACGGCAACGAGTGGACCCCCCTGCAGAACCTCACTGAAGATCAGGCCCGCTTCTGGGTCTACGACTCCCTGCTCAGCGAGTACGCAGCCGTCGGCTTCGAATACGGTTACTCCGTGCAGCGCAAGGACGCCCTCGTGGCGTGGGAGGCTCAGTTCGGCGACTTCGCACAGGGTGCGCAGACGGTCATCGACGAGTTCATCTCCTCCTCCGAGCAGAAGTGGCAGCAGAACTCCGGTGTCGTCATGCTCCTGCCGCACGGCTATGAAGGGCAGGGACCTGACCACTCATCGGGCCGCATCGAGCGTTACCTGCAGCTGTGTGCGGAGAACAATATGACGGTCGCCTACCCGTCCTCGGGCGCCTCGTACTTCCACCTGCTGCGTCGCCACGCCACGACGACGAACAAGCGTCCGCTCATCGTCTTCACCCCGAAGTCGATGCTGCGCCTCAAGGCCGCGGCGAACTCGCCGGAAGAATTCACTTCGGGCAAGTTCCAGGCTGTCATCGACGATACGGATGTCGACGCCTCGCAGGTCGAGCGTGTCGTCCTCGTCTCCGGCAAGCTCTATTGGGAGCTCAAGGCCAAGCGCGAGAAGGACGGCGACACGAAGATGGCTCTCGTCCGCCTCGAGCAGCTCTACCCGCTCGACGAGGCAGGAATCACCGCCGTGCTCGACCGCTTCCCGGCCGATGCCGAAATCGTCTGGGCTCAGGAAGAGCCGGAGAACCAGGGTGCATGGCCGTTCATGGCCCTGCATCTGCCCGAGCTCCTCGGCGGCCGTGAGGTCAAGGTCATCTCCCGTGCAGCTTCTGCAGCCACCTCGACCGGGCTCAAGCACTTCCACGATGTGCAGCAGAAGGAACTCGTCGACCGGATCTTCAGCCGGTGA
- a CDS encoding 50S ribosomal protein bL37, producing the protein MSKRGRKRRDRRRKKANHGKRPNA; encoded by the coding sequence ATGAGCAAGCGTGGCCGTAAGCGTCGCGATCGCCGCCGTAAGAAAGCAAACCACGGCAAGCGTCCAAACGCATGA
- a CDS encoding sigma-70 family RNA polymerase sigma factor produces the protein MSATAVLERTGVPLTAMTESVKEVPETDAERSARFERDALEYVNQLYAAALRMTRNPADAEDLVQEAYAKAYAAFHQYKPGTNLKAWLYRILTNTFINNYRKKQRQPKEHGSEDIEDWQIAQANSHSSSDGRSAELEALDHLPDTDVKEALSALPEDFRMVVYYADVEGLPYKEIAEIMETPIGTVMSRLHRGRRQLREMLADYAAERGFVDTEGGAK, from the coding sequence ATGAGCGCCACTGCCGTCCTGGAGAGAACGGGCGTACCATTGACTGCGATGACCGAATCAGTCAAAGAAGTCCCCGAAACCGATGCCGAGAGGTCGGCTCGTTTCGAGCGGGATGCTCTGGAATATGTCAATCAGCTCTACGCGGCTGCTCTGCGCATGACCCGCAATCCTGCCGACGCCGAGGATCTCGTCCAGGAAGCCTATGCGAAGGCCTATGCGGCCTTCCACCAATACAAGCCCGGAACCAACCTCAAGGCCTGGCTGTACAGGATCCTGACGAACACCTTCATCAACAACTATCGCAAGAAGCAGCGCCAGCCGAAGGAACACGGCAGCGAGGACATCGAGGACTGGCAGATCGCCCAGGCGAACAGCCACTCGTCCTCTGACGGGCGTTCCGCCGAGCTCGAAGCCCTCGATCACCTTCCCGACACCGACGTCAAGGAGGCGCTCTCGGCGCTGCCCGAGGACTTCCGCATGGTCGTCTACTATGCCGATGTCGAAGGCCTGCCGTACAAGGAGATCGCCGAGATCATGGAGACGCCGATCGGCACGGTGATGTCGCGACTGCACCGCGGGCGCCGACAGCTGCGGGAGATGCTGGCCGATTACGCTGCCGAACGCGGTTTCGTGGATACCGAGGGAGGTGCGAAATGA
- the rsrA gene encoding mycothiol system anti-sigma-R factor, whose translation MSNEGCCESVRAESLTRIYHYLDGELTTTEIREISIHLEQCPSCHDEYEIEALLKELVRRSCSHDRAPMGLREKIRQRIALEQNS comes from the coding sequence ATGAGCAACGAAGGATGCTGCGAGAGCGTCAGGGCCGAGTCTCTGACCCGCATCTACCACTACCTCGACGGAGAGCTGACGACGACGGAGATCCGTGAGATCTCGATCCACCTCGAACAGTGCCCGTCGTGCCACGACGAGTACGAGATCGAAGCGCTGCTGAAGGAACTCGTACGACGGTCATGCAGCCACGATCGGGCACCGATGGGCTTGCGCGAGAAGATCCGGCAGCGGATCGCTCTCGAACAGAACTCCTGA
- the aroA gene encoding 3-phosphoshikimate 1-carboxyvinyltransferase — MTDISTHTPPVTGDWQAPVAGSAVSATVSVPGSKSLTNRYLILAALARSDSDLKGWLRSRDTLLMVEALRRLGAVIDEDGDVLHIEPIPFTGSDMPADGAVRDSSPITIDCGLAGTVMRFIPPLAALTGREVVLDGDEQARVRPMSVTIDSLRELGASITSAEGTLPMTIHADSQLRGGHLGIDASASSQFVSGLLLAAPVMPLGLELTNTADTVPSRMHVDMTIEVLRDAGVDISEPEPEHWNVEPGLPRGLDVQVEPDLSNAAAFAAAALATGGSVTIADWPVHTTQAGDGFRDIAEAFGATVRLDRDGLHVQGPERLTAVDLDLSAVGELTPVVSALAALAEGTSQLRGIGHLRGHETDRLAALTREYGAIGVDVVEHAEALTITGTTQLRPALWHTYHDHRMVMAGAVLALRSSGMVIENAGTVAKTLPDFTQLWEDMLTPGA, encoded by the coding sequence TTGACTGACATCTCCACGCACACTCCCCCGGTGACCGGCGACTGGCAGGCGCCGGTCGCCGGTTCCGCTGTCTCTGCCACTGTCTCCGTTCCCGGTTCCAAGTCTCTGACGAACCGGTATCTCATCCTGGCAGCGCTGGCCCGTTCAGACTCCGACCTCAAGGGATGGCTGCGCAGCCGCGATACCCTGCTCATGGTCGAAGCCCTGCGCCGCCTCGGTGCCGTGATCGACGAGGACGGCGATGTGCTCCATATCGAGCCGATCCCCTTCACCGGTTCGGATATGCCCGCAGACGGTGCTGTGCGGGATTCGTCTCCGATCACCATCGACTGCGGTCTCGCCGGAACCGTGATGCGCTTCATCCCTCCGCTCGCCGCGCTCACCGGGCGTGAAGTCGTCCTCGACGGGGACGAGCAGGCCCGAGTGCGGCCGATGTCGGTGACGATCGATTCTCTGCGGGAACTCGGTGCATCGATCACGTCTGCCGAGGGCACGCTGCCGATGACGATCCATGCCGACTCGCAGCTGCGCGGCGGCCATCTCGGCATCGATGCCAGCGCCTCCAGCCAGTTCGTCTCCGGTCTGCTGCTCGCCGCACCCGTCATGCCCTTGGGCCTCGAACTGACGAATACTGCCGACACGGTGCCCAGTCGGATGCATGTGGATATGACGATCGAAGTCCTCCGGGACGCCGGCGTCGACATCAGCGAACCCGAGCCCGAACACTGGAACGTCGAACCCGGACTGCCGCGCGGACTCGACGTCCAGGTCGAACCCGACCTCTCCAACGCCGCCGCCTTCGCCGCAGCCGCCCTTGCCACCGGCGGTTCCGTGACCATCGCCGACTGGCCCGTGCACACGACCCAGGCCGGCGACGGCTTCCGCGACATCGCCGAGGCCTTCGGAGCGACGGTGCGCCTCGACCGGGACGGACTGCATGTGCAGGGACCGGAGAGGCTCACAGCGGTCGATCTCGACCTGTCGGCCGTCGGCGAGCTCACCCCCGTGGTCTCGGCCCTCGCGGCGCTGGCCGAAGGCACTTCGCAGCTGCGCGGGATCGGACACCTGCGCGGGCACGAAACCGATCGCCTGGCGGCTCTGACCAGAGAGTACGGTGCCATCGGCGTCGATGTCGTCGAGCATGCCGAGGCGCTGACGATCACCGGCACCACCCAGCTTCGCCCGGCGCTGTGGCACACCTACCACGACCACCGTATGGTCATGGCCGGTGCCGTCCTCGCCCTGCGCAGCAGCGGAATGGTCATCGAGAACGCCGGCACCGTGGCCAAGACCCTGCCGGACTTCACCCAGCTGTGGGAAGACATGCTCACCCCCGGAGCCTGA
- a CDS encoding DoxX family protein, with protein MSPIRLIARPMLAAGYILNGVDRLRKPEAAAASVGPLLNQARKQVDVPVDAVTLARATGVAQVAAGSLLAIGRFPRLSASILVGTYLLDTVGERLSADRATSKEEKQARNERTVLRTSMLGGALLAAVDTAGRPGLWWRTQHAAEDLWSSVEDTSKQALSALGVD; from the coding sequence GTGTCTCCCATTCGTCTTATCGCACGGCCCATGCTGGCCGCCGGCTACATCCTCAACGGCGTCGACCGACTGCGCAAGCCGGAGGCAGCGGCCGCATCCGTCGGCCCGCTCCTCAACCAAGCCCGCAAACAGGTCGATGTCCCCGTCGACGCAGTGACTCTCGCCCGTGCCACCGGAGTGGCCCAGGTCGCCGCCGGTTCGCTGCTGGCCATCGGCCGCTTCCCGCGCCTCAGCGCTTCGATCCTCGTCGGCACCTACCTGCTCGACACTGTCGGTGAACGTCTGTCTGCCGACAGGGCGACGTCGAAGGAGGAGAAGCAGGCCCGCAACGAACGCACCGTGCTGCGCACCTCGATGCTCGGCGGCGCCCTGCTCGCTGCCGTCGACACCGCAGGACGTCCCGGTCTGTGGTGGCGCACCCAACACGCAGCCGAAGACCTCTGGTCGAGTGTCGAGGACACCTCGAAGCAGGCTCTGAGCGCGCTCGGAGTTGACTGA
- a CDS encoding GDSL-type esterase/lipase family protein, translating into MSSDITTTIAVVGGPLVAGHGDGRGLGWVGRVTARTLPSVPELKVYPLAVPAEDTAGLHARTIAEASLRFTPDGDNRLVLALASGDLDSGRSVARARLDVANILDEALARKVSTFVLGPPPEHDGDRNRRIAELNASFSDVAKRRGITYVDTFTPLLGHPVWQREVASSRNHLPAQEGYGLLAWLVLHRGWFNWLGVQDVLGDS; encoded by the coding sequence GTGAGCAGCGACATCACCACAACCATCGCCGTGGTCGGAGGCCCGTTGGTCGCCGGCCACGGCGATGGCCGTGGTCTCGGGTGGGTCGGTCGGGTGACGGCGAGGACTCTGCCGAGCGTGCCGGAGCTCAAGGTGTATCCGCTGGCGGTGCCGGCTGAAGACACCGCAGGGCTCCATGCGCGCACCATCGCCGAGGCGTCTCTGCGGTTCACTCCGGACGGAGACAATCGTCTGGTGCTGGCTCTGGCCTCCGGGGATCTCGATTCGGGTCGTTCGGTGGCCCGGGCCCGCCTCGATGTGGCCAACATCCTCGACGAGGCCTTGGCCCGGAAGGTCTCGACCTTCGTGCTCGGCCCACCGCCGGAGCACGACGGGGACCGCAATCGTCGCATCGCCGAGCTCAATGCCAGCTTCTCCGATGTGGCCAAGAGGCGCGGCATCACCTACGTCGACACCTTCACTCCGCTCCTCGGTCATCCCGTATGGCAGCGTGAAGTCGCTTCGTCACGGAACCATCTGCCGGCACAGGAAGGCTACGGTCTGCTGGCCTGGCTGGTCCTGCACCGCGGCTGGTTCAACTGGCTGGGGGTCCAGGACGTCCTCGGCGACAGCTGA
- the hisN gene encoding histidinol-phosphatase, with translation MNDLDLAIELADLADAISHPHFRAQDFSVETKPDLTPVTECDRAVEKTIMGRLTEVRPDDSVLGEEFGAHGESSRRWIIDPIDGTKNFVRGVPVWATLISLYDGDRPLLGVVSAPALGRRWWAVSGQGAFATELGSPAERITVSSVDALADASLSYSSLSGWKELGILDEFLGLCDSLWRTRGYGDFYSYMLLAEGAVDLACEPELALYDMGALVPIVLEAGGTFTNTAGVPGPFGGNALASNSRLHEAALDRLGRVAPAEVS, from the coding sequence ATGAACGACCTCGACTTGGCGATCGAACTCGCCGATCTCGCCGATGCCATCAGCCACCCGCACTTTCGGGCACAGGACTTCTCCGTCGAAACCAAACCCGATCTCACCCCGGTCACCGAATGCGACCGTGCGGTGGAGAAGACGATCATGGGCCGCCTCACCGAGGTCCGACCCGATGACAGCGTGCTCGGGGAGGAATTCGGGGCACATGGGGAATCATCGCGACGGTGGATCATCGATCCCATCGACGGGACGAAGAACTTCGTCCGCGGAGTGCCCGTCTGGGCGACGCTGATCTCCCTCTACGACGGCGACCGGCCGCTGCTCGGTGTGGTCTCCGCTCCAGCGCTCGGGCGCCGGTGGTGGGCGGTATCGGGTCAGGGCGCCTTCGCGACAGAACTCGGTTCCCCGGCCGAACGCATCACCGTGTCGTCGGTCGATGCCCTCGCCGACGCCTCACTGTCGTATTCGTCGCTGTCGGGCTGGAAGGAACTCGGGATCCTCGATGAGTTCCTCGGCCTCTGCGATTCGCTGTGGCGCACACGCGGATACGGCGACTTCTACTCGTATATGCTGCTGGCCGAGGGTGCGGTCGACCTCGCCTGCGAACCGGAACTCGCGCTCTACGATATGGGCGCGCTCGTGCCCATCGTCCTCGAAGCCGGAGGCACCTTCACGAACACGGCCGGGGTCCCCGGTCCCTTCGGCGGCAATGCCTTGGCCAGCAATTCACGACTCCATGAGGCCGCTCTCGATCGGCTCGGCCGGGTCGCTCCTGCGGAGGTGTCGTGA
- a CDS encoding aminotransferase class I/II-fold pyridoxal phosphate-dependent enzyme, with translation MPDIMRAPLWHAMADAAGLTNPDGSIGETIYGQMTKFAAEVGAVNLGQGAPGTEPPEDLIAATAEAMRAGFNQYAPGQGFPRLLEAVAAQRGRDFGQQVAPDEVLYTAGATEGLTAAILALLPRGGSLVAFEPFYDSYPAAIAAAGGALHTVPILHEGHGGFVPDWEAFDRVVAEVDPAIILVNTPHNPTGFVFSAADLARIGRAAAGVDAWVLSDEVYEQLVLTDQGHVPPAVAIGDSARVVTVSSAGKSWNATGWKIGWVIAAPEVRQAIQTVKQFLSFTAGGPMQIGMADMLTGDSQFVAENRASLRARAEVLVSACRTVPGAGVSTPQAGYFTVVDFSALTDLDAFELNALLARKFGLVGIPVPALCRPGSSAYEAYRSSIRYSFCKSVADVDSGAQLLIALGGHLRESPDALRQRP, from the coding sequence ATGCCGGACATCATGAGGGCCCCGCTGTGGCATGCGATGGCCGACGCCGCAGGTCTGACGAACCCTGACGGGTCGATCGGTGAGACGATCTACGGGCAGATGACGAAGTTCGCTGCGGAGGTCGGTGCCGTCAACCTCGGGCAGGGTGCTCCGGGCACTGAGCCGCCGGAGGACCTCATCGCCGCCACCGCCGAGGCGATGCGGGCCGGTTTCAATCAGTACGCCCCCGGTCAGGGTTTCCCGCGGCTGCTCGAAGCAGTGGCTGCCCAGCGCGGTCGGGATTTCGGTCAGCAGGTGGCCCCGGACGAGGTGCTCTATACCGCGGGTGCCACAGAAGGTCTGACGGCTGCGATCTTGGCTCTGCTGCCGCGCGGCGGCTCCCTCGTCGCATTCGAACCGTTCTACGATTCCTATCCTGCGGCGATCGCCGCTGCAGGCGGTGCGCTGCACACGGTCCCGATCCTGCACGAGGGGCACGGAGGCTTCGTCCCTGATTGGGAGGCCTTCGATCGGGTGGTCGCCGAGGTCGATCCTGCGATCATCCTTGTCAACACCCCACACAATCCCACCGGCTTCGTCTTCTCCGCCGCTGACCTCGCCCGGATCGGTCGTGCCGCCGCGGGGGTCGACGCCTGGGTGCTCTCCGATGAGGTCTACGAACAGCTCGTCCTCACCGATCAGGGGCATGTTCCTCCCGCCGTGGCGATCGGGGATTCCGCACGTGTCGTCACGGTCTCCTCGGCGGGCAAATCCTGGAACGCCACGGGGTGGAAGATCGGCTGGGTCATCGCCGCCCCCGAGGTGCGGCAGGCCATTCAGACGGTCAAGCAGTTCCTGTCGTTCACAGCCGGTGGTCCGATGCAGATCGGCATGGCCGATATGCTCACTGGCGATTCGCAGTTCGTCGCAGAGAATCGGGCTTCTCTGCGGGCGCGTGCGGAGGTGCTCGTGTCCGCCTGTCGCACAGTGCCCGGCGCGGGTGTGTCGACCCCGCAGGCCGGCTACTTCACAGTGGTGGATTTCTCTGCGCTGACGGATCTCGATGCCTTCGAGCTCAATGCTCTTCTGGCTAGGAAGTTCGGTCTGGTCGGAATCCCCGTTCCAGCGCTGTGCAGGCCGGGCAGCTCGGCCTACGAGGCCTATCGGTCCTCGATCCGGTATTCGTTCTGCAAATCGGTCGCCGACGTGGACTCGGGCGCACAGCTGCTCATCGCCCTCGGAGGGCATCTGCGCGAGAGCCCGGACGCTCTGCGGCAGCGGCCATGA
- the rsgA gene encoding ribosome small subunit-dependent GTPase A: MAKIFRDEDYRPRPNRRGSRPRTKNRPDHKDAASGLVTAVDRGRYRVILADDDGNFPSTPPARRKGKRSRGATSVTAVRASHLRRQAIVPGDIVRLVGDTSGAEGTLARLVEITERQTLLRRSADDTDPTERVLVANVDVMGIVTATMDPEPSFGLIDRALVAAFDAGITPLLIVTKTDLRPATELKERFSASGIDIVESSIDPDAEPTDTTVAENDAARDEAEPHAEVAERLRGRISVLVGHSGVGKSTLTNVLVPAADRATGQVNDVTGRGRHTSSSAVCLPLERGGWLIDTPGVRSFGLAHVDRETLLSAFPELVAATADCPRGCTHLAGSPGCRLDEWVADGRAGPGGVSRLESLRRLLPSTG, translated from the coding sequence ATGGCGAAGATCTTTCGCGACGAGGACTACCGTCCCCGGCCGAACCGACGCGGATCACGTCCCCGGACGAAGAACCGCCCCGACCACAAGGACGCTGCGTCCGGCTTGGTCACCGCGGTCGATCGGGGCCGCTACCGCGTCATCCTCGCCGATGACGACGGGAACTTCCCGTCGACTCCCCCGGCTCGGAGGAAGGGGAAACGGTCTCGCGGGGCCACCTCGGTGACCGCTGTGCGAGCCTCGCACCTGCGCAGACAGGCGATCGTGCCCGGCGACATCGTCCGCCTAGTCGGCGACACCTCGGGTGCGGAGGGCACTCTCGCCAGGTTGGTCGAGATCACCGAACGGCAGACCCTGCTGCGCCGCAGCGCCGATGACACCGACCCGACCGAGCGCGTCCTCGTGGCCAATGTCGATGTCATGGGCATCGTCACGGCCACGATGGACCCCGAACCCTCGTTCGGCCTCATCGACCGTGCTCTCGTCGCGGCTTTCGATGCGGGGATCACTCCCCTGCTCATCGTCACGAAGACCGATCTGCGGCCGGCCACGGAGCTCAAGGAACGCTTCTCCGCGTCCGGGATCGACATCGTGGAGTCCTCCATCGATCCCGATGCTGAGCCGACCGATACGACAGTCGCCGAGAACGACGCGGCCCGGGACGAGGCAGAACCCCACGCCGAGGTGGCCGAACGCCTCCGAGGACGCATCAGCGTCCTCGTCGGCCATTCCGGGGTGGGCAAGTCCACGCTGACCAACGTTCTCGTTCCCGCCGCCGACCGCGCCACCGGCCAGGTCAACGACGTCACCGGACGTGGACGTCACACCTCGTCCTCGGCCGTGTGCCTGCCGTTGGAGCGCGGCGGATGGCTCATCGACACCCCGGGAGTGCGCAGCTTCGGCCTGGCTCATGTGGACCGGGAGACCCTGCTCTCGGCCTTCCCTGAACTCGTCGCCGCCACGGCCGACTGCCCCCGCGGATGCACGCACCTCGCCGGCTCCCCCGGCTGCCGCCTCGATGAGTGGGTGGCCGACGGCAGAGCCGGGCCCGGAGGAGTCTCAAGGTTGGAGTCCCTGCGCCGGCTGCTGCCCTCGACTGGATAG